Sequence from the Cellulomonas fimi ATCC 484 genome:
CCCGACCGCACCCGCGGCGCGAGCCCCGCCACCAGGTCCGTCGCCTCCGGGGCCGCCCCCACCGCGCGCAGCTTCGTCAGCGCCCGCGACGTGTCCGTCCGCAGCGACTGGTCCTGCCACAGCTGCGCCGCCATCGCCAGGACGCCGAGCTCCGCCGCCGTCAGGTCGAGCGGCGCGAGCGCGTACGCGTCCGCGTCGATCCGGTACCCGATGTCGTCCCCGTGCCCCGCGTCCGTCACCGTCAGCACCGGGATGCCGAGCTCACGCAGCGTGTCCTTGTCGCGCTCGAACATGCGCTCGAACGCGTCGTCCGACGGCGCGTCCTGGTAGCCGGCCACGCTCGTGCGCACCTGCTCCTTGGTCATGCGGCCGGACGTGTTGACGAGGGCGATGACGAGGTTGAGCAGGCGCTCGGCGGGTGGGATCGCGGGGGGCATCGGGGACCACGGTAGCCGTCCCGGTAGCGTGAGCACGTGATCACGTGGCGTTCGGGTGTCGTCGTCGGGACCGGCACCGGGTGGCCCGGCGCCCAGGAGCTCACCGTCGACCTCGACGACCCCGGCGACGGCACCCTTCCCGCCACCGTCCGCGCCCTCGCCTACCCCGCCCTGGTCGGCGCCCCCGCCGTCGGCGACCGCGTGCTCCTCAACGTCTCCGCCCTCGCCCGCGGCCTCGGCACCGGCGGGTACGCCCTCGTCGCCGCCCCCGGCGGGACCCTCCCGCCCGACCCGGCGCCCGGCCCCGGGCACCTCGTCAAGGCCCGCTACACGCCCCTGCAGGCCATGCTCCTCGGCGTCGACGACCAGGAGTCCCCGCACCACGAGACGCTGCGCGACGCCGACGACCTCGACGGCCTGCCCGTCGTCGTCGCCGACCTGCACTCCGCCCTGCCCGCCGTCGTCGCCGGCGCCCGGTACGCCGCCGCCCGCGCCGGCCGACCCGCCCCCCGCGTCACCTACGTCATGACCGACGGCGGCGCCCTGCCCGCCTGGTTCTCCCGCGCCGTCGCCGGCCTGCGCGACGCCGGCTGGATCGACGCCTGCATCACCACAGGGCAGGCCTTCGGCGGCGACCACGAAGCCGTCACCGTGCACACCGGCCTGCTCGCCGCACGCCACGTCGTCGGCGCCGACCTCGTCGTCGTCGCCCAAGGACCCGGCAACCTCGGCACCGGCACCCGCTGGGGCTTCTCCGGCGTCGCCGCGGGCGAGGCCGTCAACGCCGCCGCCGTCCTCGCCGGGCGCCCCGTCGCGTCGCTGCGCGTCAGCGGGGCCGACGCCCGCGAACGCCACCTCGGCGTCTCCCACCACTCCCTCACCGCGTACGGGCGCGTCGCGCTCGCGGCCGCCGACGTCCCCGTGCCCGTCTTCGACCCCGATCCCGACGGCGGTCTCGACGCCCTCGGCCGCCGCGTCCGCCACCAGGTCGCCGCGCTCGCGGCCCCGCACGGCCGGCACCGCCTCGTCGACGTCGACGCCGGCGGCGACCTCCTCAGCGCGCTCGCGGGCAGCCCCGTGCGGCTGTCGACGATGGGTCGCGGCCTCGACGACGACCCGGCCGCGTTCCTCGCGGCCGCCGCGGCGGGCGTGCACGCGGTGGACCTGCTGGCCGACTGACCCCGAGCGACGCCGGGCCGCGCCCGGTCAGTCGTCGCGGCCAGTGGTCCCAGTCAGTCGTCCCGGTCGGTGCGGGTGTGCTGCGCGACGAGCGTCGCCAGCCGGCGCGCCTCGGCATCGGCCCGTTCGCCGTCGGCCCGCTGGATCCCCATGACGGCCAGCGTGTCGCCGTCCGCGAGGTCGAGCTGCACCCAGGGACGCCCGTGCCCGAACCGCACGGACACGATCTCCGACCACTCCAGGCGCCGCGTGAGCATGAGGTTGCGCACCGTCACGCCGGTGTCGTCGGCCTTCGCGCTCACGGTCGCCTGCCGCCAGCAGAACCACGCGATGAGCAGGCCGACGGTCGCGAACCCGACGCGGTCGAGCGGGCCGGCGTTGGGCAGGACCGCCGCGATCACCCCCGTGAGCACGAGCACGGCCACGGCGAGGACGAGCGTGACGACGCGCGCGAGCCGCGGCCGGAAGACGACGGTGCCGGGCACCGCAGCCGTCACAGGCGGCACGCGTGGATCGACGTCACGAGGATCGCGCGCGCACCGAGGTCGTAGAGGGCGTCCATGACGCGGTTCGTCTCGCTGCGCCGGACCATGGCCCGCACCGCGGCCCACTCGCGGTTGTGCAGCGGCGAGACGGTCGGCGACTCGAGGCCCGGCGTCACCGCGACGGCCTGCTCGACGAGCGCGAGCGGGACGTCGTAGTCGATGAGCACGTACTCGCGGGCGGTCAGCACGCCCTGCAGGCGGCGCGTCAGCACGTCGAGCCCCGTGGGCTCGTCGGTGCCGGTGCGGCGCACGAGGACGGCCTCCGACCGCAGGATCGGGTCCCCGAAGATCTCGAGGCCGGCGGCCTTGAGCGTCGTGCCGGTCTCGACCACGTCGGCGATGACGTCGGCGACGCCGAGCCGCGTCGCGGTCTCCACGGCGCCGTCGAGCCGCACGATGCCGGCCGCGCTCACCCCGCGCTCCGCGAGGTACGCCGCGACCAGGCCCGGGTAGGACGTGGCGACGCGGCGGCCCTCGACGTGGGACACGTCGCTCATCTCGCCGACCGGCGCGGCCCAGCGGAACGTCGAGCGTCCGAAGCCGAGGGCCAGGTGCTCCACGGCCTGCGACTCGGAGTCGAGCAGCAGGTCGCGGCCGGTGATCCCGACGTCGACCGTGCCGGCCCCGACGTACACGGCGATGTCGCGCGGGCGCAGGAAGAAGAACTCGACGTCGTTGTCCGGGTCGGGCAGCACGAGCTCGCGGCTGTCGCGACGCTGGCGGTAGCCGGCCTCACGGAGCATCTCGGCGGCGGGCTCGGACAACGAGCCCTTGTTGGGGACGGCGATCCTCAGCACGGGGGTCCTATCGGGGGTGGGAGCGGGAGGCGGCGGGGCTCAGAGGTGGGCGTACACGTCGTCGAGCGTGAGCCCGCGGGCCAGCATGAGCACCTGCAGGTGGTACAGCAGCTGGGAGATCTCCTCGGCGGTGCGCTCGTCGCTCTCGTGCTCGGCGGCCATCCAGACCTCGGCGGCCTCCTCCACGATCTTCTTGCCGATCGCGTGGACGCCGGCGTCGAGCTCCGTGACCGTGCGGGAACCGGCGGGGCGCGTGGCTGCCTTGTCGGCGAGCTCGGCGAACAGGACGTCGAAGGTCTTCACGTCGGACAAGCCTAGACGGGCGCACGGGATGGGCTGTCGCGCGTCCGCCTGTCAGGCCACCCCCTGTGGTCAGGGCCTCCCCGTCGCGATGGTGAGGGTGTCGGGGTGATGTGCGTGCGGGTCGTTCAGGGGGTCCATCCTGCGATGGCCTGTTATTACCCATTCGCCGGAGACGACGGTGATGGCGGCTCCGGCGGCCAGCGCCGGGCTCGAGGGCCCGGCCGGCCGGCGACGCCGCCCCGCACGGCGAACGGAGCGGGGCAGCTCACCTGCCCCGCTCCCCCGCCCGCACCCGCCGGGCTCGTCGGCGCCCGCGGTCGTCAGCGGTCTCGGGCTCTGAGCGCCACGGGGGCGCGCCGCCCGGCGTGACCAGACGCCGCGGGCCGGGCCTCGCCCGGCGCGCGCGACAGGACGACGGTCAGGCAGGGACCTCGCGACGCTCCCCCACCGCGGCCGCCGGCTGCTCGTCCCGCGCCCGGAACCAGACGGTGAAGCCGTAGACCACGACACCCGCGTACACCACGTACAGGACGGCCGACGGGTAGTACCCGGCCGACAGCAGGAGCGGCACCCCGACGACGTCCACCGCGATCCAGATGAGCCAGAACTCGATCCACCCGCGCGCCATGCCGTAGGTCGCGAGCAGCGAGCCGACGAAGATCCACGCGTCGGCCCACGGCCCCCACGACCCGAGCGCCGAGAACAGGGCGGCGAAGCCCACCGTCCCGACCACGGCGACCGTGCCGATGAGCGCCCACCCGCGCGGACCCGCCCAGCGGGGTACGACAGCCGGGGTGTCGGCCGGCGCACCGTGCTCGAGCGCGGCCCGCTGGGACTGCCGCCAGCGCACCCACCCGTAGACCGACACGGCGACGAAGAACACCTGCCGACCTGCCTGGCCGTACAGGTCCGTCTGCTGCGGGGTGTGGAACACGCCGCCGAGGAACACCGTGAACAGCAGGACGTTGCCGACGATGCCGACGGGCCACGCCCACACCTGACGGCGCAGCCCGCCCACGGCGGACGCCAGGCCGAACAGGTTGCCGACGATCTCCCGCCACAGGATGTCGTACCCGGCGACCGTCAGGGTCGCGTCGAACAGCCAGCCGAGGGGCCCCACGTCACAGCTCCCGCAGCGCGAGGACGGTCGCGACGGCCGCCTGGGCGGCCTCGGCGCCCTTGTCCTCGTGCGAGCCGGGCAGGCCGGCACGGTCGAGCGCCTGCTGCTCGTCGTCGCAGGTGAGGACACCGAACCCGACGGGCACCCCGGTGCGGACGGCGACGTCGGTGAGGCCGAGGGTCGCCCCCTGGCAGACGTACTCGAAGTGCGGCGTCCCGCCGCGGATCACGACGCCCAGCGCCACGACCGCGTCGGCGCCCGCCTGCGCGGCCGCGGCGGCCGCGACCGGCAGCTCGAACGTGCCCGGGACACGCACGACGCGGACGTCGGTCACGTGCGCGTCCGCGAGCGCGCGGCGCGCTCCGGCGAGCAGGCCGTCCATGACGACGGTGTGCCAGCTCGCGG
This genomic interval carries:
- a CDS encoding DUF3866 family protein, whose translation is MITWRSGVVVGTGTGWPGAQELTVDLDDPGDGTLPATVRALAYPALVGAPAVGDRVLLNVSALARGLGTGGYALVAAPGGTLPPDPAPGPGHLVKARYTPLQAMLLGVDDQESPHHETLRDADDLDGLPVVVADLHSALPAVVAGARYAAARAGRPAPRVTYVMTDGGALPAWFSRAVAGLRDAGWIDACITTGQAFGGDHEAVTVHTGLLAARHVVGADLVVVAQGPGNLGTGTRWGFSGVAAGEAVNAAAVLAGRPVASLRVSGADARERHLGVSHHSLTAYGRVALAAADVPVPVFDPDPDGGLDALGRRVRHQVAALAAPHGRHRLVDVDAGGDLLSALAGSPVRLSTMGRGLDDDPAAFLAAAAAGVHAVDLLAD
- a CDS encoding PH domain-containing protein, which translates into the protein MPPVTAAVPGTVVFRPRLARVVTLVLAVAVLVLTGVIAAVLPNAGPLDRVGFATVGLLIAWFCWRQATVSAKADDTGVTVRNLMLTRRLEWSEIVSVRFGHGRPWVQLDLADGDTLAVMGIQRADGERADAEARRLATLVAQHTRTDRDD
- the hisG gene encoding ATP phosphoribosyltransferase is translated as MLRIAVPNKGSLSEPAAEMLREAGYRQRRDSRELVLPDPDNDVEFFFLRPRDIAVYVGAGTVDVGITGRDLLLDSESQAVEHLALGFGRSTFRWAAPVGEMSDVSHVEGRRVATSYPGLVAAYLAERGVSAAGIVRLDGAVETATRLGVADVIADVVETGTTLKAAGLEIFGDPILRSEAVLVRRTGTDEPTGLDVLTRRLQGVLTAREYVLIDYDVPLALVEQAVAVTPGLESPTVSPLHNREWAAVRAMVRRSETNRVMDALYDLGARAILVTSIHACRL
- a CDS encoding phosphoribosyl-ATP diphosphatase, translating into MKTFDVLFAELADKAATRPAGSRTVTELDAGVHAIGKKIVEEAAEVWMAAEHESDERTAEEISQLLYHLQVLMLARGLTLDDVYAHL
- the pnuC gene encoding nicotinamide riboside transporter PnuC, with protein sequence MGPLGWLFDATLTVAGYDILWREIVGNLFGLASAVGGLRRQVWAWPVGIVGNVLLFTVFLGGVFHTPQQTDLYGQAGRQVFFVAVSVYGWVRWRQSQRAALEHGAPADTPAVVPRWAGPRGWALIGTVAVVGTVGFAALFSALGSWGPWADAWIFVGSLLATYGMARGWIEFWLIWIAVDVVGVPLLLSAGYYPSAVLYVVYAGVVVYGFTVWFRARDEQPAAAVGERREVPA
- the ribH gene encoding 6,7-dimethyl-8-ribityllumazine synthase — its product is MSGAGAPTLTVDGSGLRVTVVAASWHTVVMDGLLAGARRALADAHVTDVRVVRVPGTFELPVAAAAAAQAGADAVVALGVVIRGGTPHFEYVCQGATLGLTDVAVRTGVPVGFGVLTCDDEQQALDRAGLPGSHEDKGAEAAQAAVATVLALREL